From the genome of Eremothecium gossypii ATCC 10895 chromosome I, complete sequence:
AGGTGCGGGAGCACGTGCAGCTGGACCCCGGCTTCAAGGACATGTACGAGTGGACGCGGCGGGAGGGCGTGCCGCTGGTGGTGATCAGCAGCGGCATGAGGCCGCTGATcgaggcgctgctggagcagctgctgggtcacgaggcgctgcagcaaATCGAGGTGATCGCCAACGAGGTGGACGTGCGGCAGGACGGGACCTGGTGCATCCGGTACCGCGACGAGTCCGAGCACGGGCACGACAAGTCGCGGTCGATCGCGGCGTGCAAGCAGCGCTGGCAACACCTCGAGCCCGCGCCGGTGTATTTCTACTGCGGCGATGGGATCAGCGACCTGAGCGCTGCGAAGGAATGCGACCTGCTGTTTGCGAAGAGTGGCAAGGACCTGATCTCCTTCTGCAAGAAGCAGGACGTTCCGTTCCGCGAGTTCAACACTTTTGACGATGTGCTGAGCGCGGTCAAGCGCGTGGTGGCGGGCGAGGCCTCTGTCACGGAACTCCAGGGGGGCTCCGCTGCGTAAGCACTGTCTGCATCAGTGACCTTGGCGGTAGCTGCGATTTGTAATCTACCTACGTAATTAGTCCTGCTCGCGCTGCGGTCCAGTGCTAGGCACGCCCCACATGAAAGGCAGCCGTAAGCAATTAGTAACGGCCTAGTACGGCTCCGATGTTATGTGCTAGCACATGACAGCCCAACGGGTTGAGAAGTCCGGCTCGAATCATTTCCGCGCCGAGTGGGTCGTGGGTGGAGCCGCCCCGACCCCTTGTCAGCGCGGGCAGTTGGATATAAGGCAGTGGTTTGTAGCAAAAGTGAGCTGCGTGCATTTCACGAAGCCGAGCGCAACAACGCACAGACATCAGTAAGCAGCTATGGGCAAGGTGAAGGTACAACAACCCATCGTCGAGATGGACGGCGACGAACAGACGCGGATCATCTGGCACTTGATCAAGGATCAGCTCATCTTCCCCTACTTGGAC
Proteins encoded in this window:
- the PYP1 gene encoding putative phosphoric monoester hydrolase (Syntenic homolog of Saccharomyces cerevisiae YNL010W); this translates as MEVAALPTPLYNIISYVIMLVDAKTTAFLRPLALYIRSVCAADFELAPRINSQRIMAKAVIFSDFDGTITWQDSNDFLADQYGLGQAARRRLFEGVIEGTTSFRDGFLQMLESIRLPFDQCVSKVREHVQLDPGFKDMYEWTRREGVPLVVISSGMRPLIEALLEQLLGHEALQQIEVIANEVDVRQDGTWCIRYRDESEHGHDKSRSIAACKQRWQHLEPAPVYFYCGDGISDLSAAKECDLLFAKSGKDLISFCKKQDVPFREFNTFDDVLSAVKRVVAGEASVTELQGGSAA